One region of Enterobacter ludwigii genomic DNA includes:
- a CDS encoding DedA family protein gives MAVIQDIIAALWQHDFAALADPHVLGIVYFVMFATLFLENGLLPASFLPGDSLLLLAGALIGKGVMDFTPTMVILTSAASLGCWLSYLQGRWLGNTRVVKSWLAQLPHKYHQRATCMFDRHGLLALLAGRFLAFVRTLLPTMAGISGLSNRRFQFFNWLSALLWVGVVTTLGYALNMIPFVKHHEDQVMTFLMVLPIFLLVAGLVGTIAVVIKKKYCSA, from the coding sequence ATGGCTGTTATTCAAGATATTATCGCAGCGCTCTGGCAACACGATTTTGCCGCGCTGGCGGACCCTCACGTCTTAGGTATCGTCTATTTCGTGATGTTCGCGACTCTGTTTCTGGAAAATGGATTACTGCCAGCGTCATTTTTACCCGGTGACAGTTTGCTTTTACTTGCCGGGGCGTTGATCGGCAAAGGCGTCATGGACTTCACGCCAACGATGGTGATCCTCACTTCCGCAGCCAGCCTGGGCTGCTGGCTGAGCTATTTGCAGGGCCGCTGGCTTGGGAACACGCGCGTCGTGAAAAGCTGGCTGGCCCAGTTACCGCATAAATATCATCAACGTGCGACCTGCATGTTTGATCGGCATGGCCTGCTGGCACTGCTGGCCGGGCGTTTTCTGGCGTTTGTTCGTACTCTGCTGCCAACAATGGCGGGCATTTCTGGTCTGTCGAACCGCCGCTTCCAGTTCTTTAACTGGCTGAGCGCCCTGTTGTGGGTTGGTGTGGTCACGACGCTCGGCTACGCGCTGAATATGATCCCGTTCGTGAAACACCACGAAGATCAGGTGATGACCTTCCTGATGGTGCTGCCGATTTTCCTGCTGGTGGCAGGGCTGGTAGGGACCATCGCGGTAGTGATTAAGAAAAAGTACTGCAGTGCATAA
- the yqhD gene encoding alcohol dehydrogenase: MNNFNLHTPTRILFGKGAIAELRAQIPADARVLITYGGGSVKKTGVLDQVYSALEGLDVREFGGIEPNPSYETLMNAVKIAREENITFLLAVGGGSVLDGTKFIAAAAHYADGIDPWHILETRGSDVKSAIPMGSVLTLPATGSESNKGAVISRKTTGDKQAFMNEHVQPVFAILDPVYTYTLPARQVANGVVDAFVHTVEQYVTYPVDAKIQDRFAEGILLTLVEEGPKALKEPENYDVRANVMWAATQALNGLIGAGVPQDWATHMLGHELTAMHGLDHAQTLAVVLPALWNEKRDTKRAKLLQYAERVWNITEGSDDARIDAAIEATRNFFEGLGVPTRLSGYGLDGSSIPALLAKLEEHGMTHLGEHGDITLDVSRRIYEAAR, from the coding sequence ATGAACAACTTTAATCTCCACACCCCAACCCGCATTCTGTTTGGTAAAGGCGCTATTGCCGAGTTGCGCGCACAGATCCCTGCTGACGCCCGCGTACTGATCACCTACGGTGGCGGCAGCGTGAAAAAAACCGGCGTGCTGGATCAGGTTTACAGTGCCCTGGAAGGTCTGGACGTGCGTGAATTCGGCGGCATTGAGCCAAACCCGTCTTACGAAACGCTGATGAATGCAGTGAAAATCGCCCGCGAAGAGAACATCACCTTCCTGCTGGCCGTTGGCGGTGGCTCAGTGCTGGACGGCACCAAATTCATCGCCGCAGCGGCACATTACGCTGACGGCATCGACCCATGGCATATCCTGGAAACCCGTGGCAGCGATGTGAAAAGCGCTATCCCGATGGGCTCGGTACTGACTCTGCCAGCCACAGGCTCTGAATCCAACAAAGGTGCCGTGATCTCCCGCAAAACCACCGGTGATAAACAGGCCTTTATGAACGAACACGTTCAGCCTGTGTTCGCCATCCTCGACCCGGTTTACACCTACACCCTGCCTGCACGTCAGGTGGCTAACGGTGTGGTCGACGCCTTTGTGCATACCGTTGAGCAGTACGTGACCTACCCGGTGGATGCCAAAATTCAGGATCGCTTCGCGGAAGGCATTTTGCTGACGCTGGTTGAAGAAGGTCCGAAAGCGCTGAAAGAGCCAGAAAACTACGATGTTCGCGCCAATGTGATGTGGGCGGCAACGCAGGCGCTTAATGGCCTGATCGGTGCGGGTGTGCCTCAGGACTGGGCAACCCATATGCTGGGCCACGAACTGACGGCCATGCACGGTCTGGATCACGCTCAGACGCTGGCCGTAGTACTGCCTGCGCTGTGGAACGAAAAACGTGACACCAAACGCGCCAAACTGCTGCAGTACGCCGAGCGCGTGTGGAACATTACCGAAGGTTCTGACGATGCGCGTATTGATGCCGCCATCGAAGCGACCCGCAACTTCTTTGAAGGCCTGGGCGTGCCAACGCGTCTCTCTGGCTACGGCCTGGATGGTAGCTCCATCCCTGCCCTGCTGGCGAAACTGGAAGAACACGGTATGACTCACCTGGGTGAGCACGGCGACATCACGCTGGACGTGAGCCGTCGTATCTACGAAGCGGCACGCTAA
- the exbB gene encoding tol-pal system-associated acyl-CoA thioesterase, with product MGNNLMQTDLSVWGMYQHADIVVKIVMIGLILASVVTWAIFFSKSAELLSQKRRLKREQQQLAEARSLDQASDMTSSFHVKSLTTLLVNEAQNELELSAGSEDNEGIKERTGFRLERRVAAVGRHMGRGNGYLATIGAISPFIGLFGTVWGIMNSFIGIAQSQTTNLAVVAPGIAEALLATAIGLVAAIPAVVIYNIFARMIGSYKATLGDVAAQVLLLQSRDLDLNASSVKPVHAASKLRAG from the coding sequence GTGGGTAATAATTTGATGCAGACGGATCTCTCCGTTTGGGGCATGTATCAACATGCTGACATCGTGGTTAAGATTGTGATGATCGGCCTGATTCTGGCGTCCGTTGTCACCTGGGCTATCTTCTTCAGCAAAAGTGCTGAACTGCTTTCGCAGAAGCGTCGCCTTAAGCGGGAGCAACAGCAACTGGCTGAAGCCCGTTCTCTGGATCAGGCTTCAGATATGACCTCATCCTTCCACGTAAAAAGCCTGACCACCCTGTTAGTTAATGAAGCTCAGAACGAGCTGGAACTTTCCGCTGGCAGTGAAGATAACGAAGGTATTAAAGAACGTACCGGCTTCCGTCTGGAGCGTCGTGTTGCCGCTGTAGGTCGACATATGGGCCGTGGCAATGGTTATCTGGCGACTATCGGTGCGATCTCGCCGTTCATCGGGCTTTTCGGTACGGTCTGGGGCATCATGAACAGCTTTATCGGTATCGCGCAGTCTCAAACTACCAACCTTGCGGTGGTTGCGCCGGGTATCGCGGAAGCGCTGCTGGCGACGGCAATCGGTCTGGTTGCAGCAATCCCGGCTGTGGTTATCTACAACATCTTCGCGCGTATGATTGGCAGTTACAAAGCCACTCTCGGCGATGTTGCAGCACAGGTTCTGCTGCTGCAAAGTCGCGATCTTGATTTGAATGCCAGCTCGGTTAAGCCGGTGCACGCGGCGTCTAAACTG
- a CDS encoding AraC family transcriptional regulator, which yields MNREAICHQLTMQIKRLIDNENGVSNLLPDIRLLYGTQPGTRTPVMYQPGIVFLFSGHKIGYINERVFRYDTNEYLLLTVPLPFECETFATEAVPLAGIRVNVDILQLQELLMEIGEDELFQPSMASSGINSATLSEEILCAIERLLDVMDRPLDARILGKQIIREILYHVLLGPGGGALLALVSRQTHFSLISRVLKRIESQYTENLSVDQLAAEANMSVSAFHHNFKSVTSTSPLQYLKTYRLHKARMLMIHDGMKASAAAMRVGYESASQFSREFKRYFGVTPGEDASRIRTMQGA from the coding sequence ATGAACCGTGAAGCGATCTGTCATCAGCTCACAATGCAGATTAAGAGACTGATAGATAATGAAAATGGTGTCAGCAATTTGCTGCCGGACATTCGCCTGCTCTACGGTACGCAACCCGGGACGCGCACGCCGGTCATGTATCAACCAGGCATCGTTTTTCTCTTTTCTGGCCATAAAATTGGCTATATCAATGAACGAGTCTTCCGTTACGACACCAATGAATACCTGCTGCTGACAGTACCTTTACCCTTTGAATGTGAAACTTTCGCGACAGAGGCCGTTCCGCTGGCGGGTATTCGCGTCAATGTCGATATTCTTCAGCTGCAGGAGCTGCTGATGGAGATTGGTGAAGACGAGCTTTTCCAGCCTTCAATGGCATCAAGCGGGATTAACTCCGCGACATTATCTGAAGAGATCCTCTGCGCCATTGAGCGTCTGCTGGACGTAATGGACAGGCCGCTGGATGCACGTATTCTCGGCAAGCAGATTATCCGCGAAATTCTCTACCATGTACTGCTGGGGCCGGGGGGAGGGGCTTTACTCGCGCTGGTGAGCCGACAGACCCACTTCAGCCTGATAAGCCGCGTGCTCAAGCGTATTGAAAGTCAGTACACGGAAAACCTGAGCGTCGACCAGCTCGCGGCAGAAGCGAATATGAGTGTTTCGGCGTTTCACCATAATTTTAAGTCGGTGACCAGCACTTCACCGCTGCAGTATCTCAAAACCTACCGCCTGCATAAGGCGCGAATGCTGATGATCCACGATGGCATGAAGGCCAGCGCGGCGGCGATGAGGGTGGGCTATGAAAGTGCGTCGCAGTTCAGTCGGGAGTTTAAGCGCTACTTCGGCGTCACGCCGGGGGAAGATGCGTCACGTATAAGAACCATGCAGGGAGCGTGA
- the metC gene encoding cystathionine beta-lyase has translation MTKKHLDTTLVQAGRSKKYTQGSVNSVIQRASSLVFDTVEEKKIATRNRAKGGLFYGRRGTLTHFSLQEAMCELEGGVGCALFPCGAAAVANTILAFVEQGDHILMTNTAYEPSQDFCTKILRKLGVTTGWFDPLIGEGIAELIQPNTRIVFLESPGSLTMEVHDVPAIVKAVRSKAPEAIIMIDNTWAAGVLFKALEFDIDISIQAATKYLIGHSDGMIGTAVSNARCWDQLRENAYLMGQMVDADTAYMTSRGLRTLGVRLRQHHESSLKIAEWLAQHPQVERVNHPALPGSKGHEYWQRDFTGSSGLFSFVLKKRLNNDELANYLDNFTLFSMAYSWGGFESLILPNQPEQIAALRPGGEVDFSGTLIRLHIGLENVDDLIADLTAGFERIV, from the coding sequence ATGACAAAGAAGCATCTTGATACCACGCTGGTACAGGCAGGACGCAGCAAAAAATACACCCAGGGATCGGTCAATAGCGTGATTCAACGAGCCTCCTCACTGGTATTTGATACCGTTGAGGAGAAAAAAATCGCCACGCGTAACCGCGCAAAAGGCGGACTTTTTTATGGTCGTCGCGGCACCCTAACCCATTTTTCACTCCAGGAGGCCATGTGCGAACTGGAAGGCGGCGTGGGCTGTGCGTTGTTCCCGTGTGGGGCGGCAGCCGTCGCCAATACCATTCTGGCGTTTGTGGAACAAGGCGATCATATTCTGATGACCAACACCGCCTATGAACCCAGCCAGGACTTCTGCACCAAAATCCTCCGTAAGCTCGGCGTAACAACCGGTTGGTTCGACCCGCTGATCGGCGAAGGCATCGCAGAACTTATTCAGCCAAACACGCGTATCGTGTTCCTGGAATCTCCAGGGTCACTCACCATGGAAGTCCACGACGTCCCGGCTATCGTGAAAGCGGTTCGCAGCAAAGCGCCAGAAGCGATCATCATGATCGACAACACGTGGGCGGCGGGCGTGCTGTTTAAAGCACTGGAGTTTGACATTGATATCTCGATTCAGGCGGCGACCAAATACCTGATTGGCCATTCTGACGGCATGATTGGCACTGCGGTATCCAATGCACGCTGCTGGGATCAGCTGCGTGAAAATGCCTACCTGATGGGGCAAATGGTGGATGCGGATACCGCCTACATGACCAGCCGCGGGCTCCGTACGCTGGGCGTGCGCCTGCGTCAGCATCACGAAAGCAGCCTGAAAATAGCCGAATGGCTGGCGCAACACCCGCAGGTTGAGCGCGTCAACCATCCGGCGTTGCCCGGCAGCAAAGGTCATGAATACTGGCAACGGGACTTTACGGGGAGTAGCGGTTTGTTCTCATTCGTTCTTAAAAAACGGCTGAATAATGACGAACTGGCAAACTATCTGGATAATTTTACCCTCTTCAGCATGGCCTACTCCTGGGGCGGCTTTGAATCCCTGATCCTGCCAAACCAACCGGAGCAGATCGCGGCTTTGCGTCCCGGTGGTGAAGTGGACTTCAGCGGAACCCTGATCCGACTGCATATCGGTTTAGAAAATGTTGACGATTTAATCGCGGATTTAACAGCAGGGTTTGAGCGTATCGTGTAG